In Phycisphaerae bacterium, the sequence CCCTGAACACCTCGCTGGGCATCATCAAAGCCTACACCACGCGCGTCGGAGCCGGTCCGTTCCCGTCCGAATTGACGAACGACACCGGTCAGCAGATCCGCGACCGCGGCGGCGAGTACGGCACCACCACCGGCCGCCCGCGACGCACCGGTTGGTTCGATGCCGTCGTCGGCCGCTACAGCGCCGACGTCAACGGCACCGACGTCCTGGGCGTCATGAAGCTCGACGTCCTGACCGGCCTCGACATCCTCCGCATCGCCGTCGCCTACCGCCACAACGGCCGGCGGATCGACTTCTTCCCCACCGATGTCCACGTGCTCAAGGACGTCGAGGTCGAATACGAGGAAATGCCCGGCTGGCAGGAGGACCTCCGACCGATCCGCCGTCAGCAAGACCTTCCCAAGCCGGCCGTCAACTACCTGCGCCGCCTACAGGAACTGATGGACCGGCCCATCTCCATCGTCAGCGTCGGCGCCGAAAAAACTGAAACCATCGCGCTGACCCTGTAGCCCGCGCGCCGCAGCCGGAGAGACGCTTCGATGGCTCCAAAACTCCACGACGTTCAGAAACTCCTGGGACTGACCCCGCAGCAGATCCCCCAACACGTCGCCATCATCATGGACGGCAACGGCCGATGGGCCCGCCAACGCGGACTGCCCCGCTTCGAAGGCCACCGGCAGGGCGCCAAAACCGTCAAACGCATCACCCTCGAAGCCCGCAAACTCGGCATCCGCTTCCTGACCCTCTACTCCTTCAGCACCGAAAACTGGAAACGCCCCCGCGAAGAGGTCGAACTGCTCATGCACCTCTGCGCCGAGTACCTCGTCCACGAACGCGACACCCTCATCGAGCACGACGTCCGCCTCGTCCACGTCGGCCGCGAACAGGAACTGCCCGACCTGGTCGTCCAAAAACTCCACGAAACCCGCGACGCCACCGCCGGCGGAACCGGAATGGTCCTCGCCCTCGCCCTCAACTACT encodes:
- a CDS encoding isoprenyl transferase; translated protein: MAPKLHDVQKLLGLTPQQIPQHVAIIMDGNGRWARQRGLPRFEGHRQGAKTVKRITLEARKLGIRFLTLYSFSTENWKRPREEVELLMHLCAEYLVHERDTLIEHDVRLVHVGREQELPDLVVQKLHETRDATAGGTGMVLALALNYSSRVEITDAVQAIARDAAAKRLDPDQVTPQTIAQRLYTADIPDPDLLIRTANEKRLSNFLLWQLSYTEFHIAKVLWPDFRESHLRRALQTYARRERRFGDVKPAS